The genomic window GATCGAACAGTGTGACGGCCAGGCATTTATCAAGCCTAGCGGCGCCCGGCTATCGCTGGTTGATATAGAGCGCCACGTATCGAATATACTTTCTGGCCTTTACTCTCTGGGCGGTTCACCGGATGTTGCCGTCATCGAAACCCTGATCAATTTCGACGAGAGCCTGCTGGCCTACACCTATGAAGGCGTGCCGGATATTCGTGTGATCATTTTCAAAGGCTACCCGGTAATGGCCATGATGCGCCTTTCAACCGCCGCATCAGATGGCAAGGCCAACCTGCACCAGGGGGCGGTCGGTGTCGGGCTGGACATTGCCAGCGGATATGCACTGCGCGGCGTGCAGTTTGACCGTCCTTGTCAGCGCCACCCGGATACGGATCATGATCTGGCCGGGCTTAAGGTGCCGCATTGGCAAACCCTGCTCAACCTGGCGGCCAGCTGCTATGAAATGACAGGTTTGGGTTATCTGGGCACCGATATGGTACTTGATCGTGATCATGGCCCTATGCTGCTGGAACTGAATGCGCGCCCGGGGCTGGCGATTCAGATGACCAACGGGGAAGGTTTGCGACCGCGCCTGGGTCTGATCGAACGTCAACCGGAAGGCGTGGAGCCTCAGGCCAGAGTCGCTTTTGCCCAGCACCACTTTGCGCGGCGCAGCGAGCTCGTCAGCAGCACTGACACGCTGGGCGTAAACACGTAAACTGATTTTGATTTTTTTATTTAGCCACCTAGAGTCGTTGCATGCCTCAGACTACTGCCTTGATCCAGCAAGCTGCTAACCAATGCCAGTCACGTGGCGTACGCTTCACCCCTATACGCCGTAAAGTGCTGGAATTGATAGCCCACAGCGGTGGCGGTCTGAAAGCCTATGATCTGCTCGATCAGCTCTCGACTGAGCATGCGGCCGCCCGTCCGCCAACGGTTTATCGTGCGCTGGATTTTCTGATAGAACAGGGCCTGGTGCATCGCATTGAATCGCAGAATGCCTATGTGGCCTGCGCCTGCCCTGAGCATACCCACGGTTTTCAGCTTTTGATCTGCCGCGTTTGCGGCTACGTGGAAGAGCTGCATCTTGACGATATCGGGGCGCAACTGGCGGCCAAGGCGGATGATAAGGGTTTCAAGGTAGAGCGCCAGACCATAGAACTGCAAGGCCTGTGTGCTCGCTGCCAGCCAGCGGCTGAATAAATCAATCCAATATCGGCAGCCCCGCACTTTCGCTATCATCATTATTTTAAGAGAGTCTTATGTCGACCCTGTTCAAACAGCTAGAGCCGACCGAACCAGCCATTGACCTGCCTGACCTGAATACTCTGCTGGATGCCATTAAGTTCAACGAGCAGGGCCTGATTCCCGCTATTGCCCAGCAGTTTGATAGCGGTGAAGTATTGATGATGGCCTGGATGAACCGAGCAGCGCTGGATGAAACGCTGCGTACCGGGCGGGTTTGCTATTATTCGCGTTCACGCGGGAAGCTATGGCGTAAGGGGGAATCTTCCGGTCAGCAGCAGCGCTTGAAATCAGCGGCGCTGGACTGTGATGGTGACACCCTGCTGGTTCAGGTGGATCAAACCGGCCCTGCCTGCCACTCGGGGCGACGCAGCTGTTTCTATATTGAGCTTGCTGATAACAGGGTGGAAATTAATGCCCAGCCGCTTATCGACCCCGCTGAGCTGTATGGCAAGGCTTGAGTTCTCACTACCGAGAGTATGGCGTGCAGTCACTAAGGGGCTAAAACGCGCCTTGGTGCTATTGCTGGTTGGGCTGATCCGCCTTTACCAGCTGGTGATCAGCCCGCTGCTTGGGCCGCGCTGCCGGTTCTGGCCGAGCTGCTCGTCCTACACTATAGAAGCGCTACAAGTACATGGCCCGTTCAAGGGCGGATGGATGGCGATCCGGCGTATCATCAAATGCCATCCGGGTAACCCCGGCGGCATGGATCCTGTGCCCGGTGGGCGCAGCGAAGAACTATGCAGTGAAGAACTATGCAGTGAAGAACTACGCCGGGAAGATAATTGCGCGGATAACCATCAAGAGGCTTCAGACAGGAAAGCGCCTTAGCTTGACTGTTTAGCAACGCTATAAATACGTTCCAGCATGGCATTCAGGCCATTACTGCGGGTCGGCGACAGATGCTTGTCTAGCCCCAGATCCGCCATGAAGTGGGGCGGCGTATTCTGAATGTCATCCGCGCTGCGTTCGCTATAGATACGCAGCAATACGGCAATTAGCCCAGAGACAATCGCAGCATCGGACGTCGCCTTGAAGGTCAGCTTGTCGCCCTGCTGTTCATGGATCATCCAGACATTGGATTGACAGCCCTGAATCTTGTTTTCCTCTGTTTTCAATGTGTCTGGAAATTCAGGCAGCTGCTTGCCCATATCAATAATGTATTGATAACGATCCATCCAGTTATCAAATATCTCGAACTCTTCAACTAACTCTTGCTGGGCTTGCTCAGTACTCATGATAGCTCTCTACTCGTGTCAGTTGGATGCTTTATAAACGACTTTGTGAACTTGGGGAGATTATAACGCGTATCGCCTAACTCGGGCGATGTTGAGTGTAAACGGTGGCGCTGTTGTTCATGGTGCCACTGCTCGTCTTCGTTGTGTAAATATCGGGAAGTGGTTTCCAGCCGCGCATGGCGGGCACTTTCAGCCAGGTAGCGCAAACTGATACCGGCCTGGGCCTGGTGGGTAATTGCCGTATGACGCAGCCAGTGAGGCGTGGCATGGCGTAATGCCTCTATCTGGGCCTTGCCGCCGCCCTCCTGTTCCAGCGCATCCGCCGCTTGCTGAAAGGTGGCGCGGATCAGACGATAGAGCTGATTATCGCTGATGCTGCGCTGGCCATTCAGTGAGCGCAACAAGGGGGTGTCTTCCTGGAATAGCGGCTGGGGCGTCAACCCCAGTGCTTCTCTCCATTGTGCCAGGTGGCGCATGAAATCATCCGGAACTGGCACCTGGGCCAGTTTGGCGCCCTTGCCGGTCACCTCCCACCACCAGCGCCCTTCCCTTTGGTAGATATCGCCCATGTTTGCCGCGGCCATTTCGCTGATGCGCGGGGCCAGCAGATAGGCAAAGGCGAAGATGATCCGGCGGCGCGCCTGCTCAAATTGAACGCGCGAGTGGCCGTCTACCTCCCGCTGTAACCACATCCACAGCCAATCCCACAGGCTTTTTTCCAGATAGCGCTCAATCCTCGGCGCCTGATTGTTCAGGCGCCGGGATTTATCGCGCATCAAGCGAAACGGGTTGTGGCTCACCCAGCCAGCTTCTACCAGCCAACTGAACATACCTTGCAGTATAACCAGGCTCTGGCGGCGGCTGGAGGCTGACAACGGGCCGCGAAAAGGTCGCCACTCTGGGTGCTGCCTGGGTTTTGAAGGCCCAACCCATAACGTACTTGGCTGCGGGTCTGCCAGAAAGGCCTCAAACGCCTGAAGCACTGCACGATCAACATCATTCAGGCTCAGCTGTTGCGGGGCAAGCCATAACAGCAAACGTTCCGCTTCGCGCTGGTAGGCGCGCCAGGTTTGCGGGCTGGCAGTATATTCACTTAACCAGTGGGTGACAGCATCGACGTCGCTGCGGGCCTTGATACGCAAAGCCGCGTGACGGTGCGGCTTGCCAGGCAACCATTCGGTGCGTAACGCATTGTTTTTACTGAAACTGACAGCACCTTGAGATTCCAACCCTGTATCCACGCCCTGCCCCTTTGAATGCTGGTGTTTTGATAACCTGAAGATCTCTATCACACCTATGAACCATACATTACGGACAGTGCCATTACTGCTGAATAAATTCAAGATAAGAAGGGTAATCTTGAATTTATCTTTTTAAAATAAATATTATTACATAATACGTAATATGTAATTTACGCTATTTGTGCACCATCGCTAGCAAAAATCCGTTATAATCACGGCTAAATCCAGCTGCCTCAGGAGCAACGAATGGCGCGCAATGGCATCCAGTACAGTGACGTACAACAGGCAATCGATGAACTTCTGACCCGGGGCGACACCCCCAGCGTGCAGCGTATCCGCGATGTATTGGGCACCGGCAGCTTTACCACCATCAGCGAGCATTTCCGCCACTGGCGTCACGAACGCGAACAGAACAAGGATGTCCCTCCGCCTAAAGGCGTGCCTGAAGTGGTGGTAACGACAGCTTCAGAACTATGGCGTCAGGCACAGGAAGCCGCCCACCAGGGGCTTTTGCATTACCGGGAAGAAGCTGACAGGAAGGTGGCTGATGCACAGCAGACCGTTGAGCAGGAAAAGCAGAAAGCGGCGAATGCTGAACAGCGGGAAAATGCGCTGACGGCGCATTTACGCCATATCGAGGAACAGCTAAGCAAGGCCACCGCGGCGCTGGCCCAAGCTCAGGCCCATGCCCAGCACTGGGAAGTGGAATCCCAGCGCCATGCCAGTGCCCATGATCAGGCGGTGAAACAGCTCAATGACGTACACCAGCAACTGCAGGACAGCACAGATCGCCATCAGGCAGAGATGCACCAACA from Halomonas sp. CH40 includes these protein-coding regions:
- a CDS encoding alpha-L-glutamate ligase-like protein, with translation MGILNQLTLQWTSPSRLRDKGIIGMNRRNIRYIGRYNNRRLYPLVDDKLKTKLLAQSHGVTSPALIGTVETQFGIKRLGAILQGHRGFVVKPAKGSGGKGILVIEQCDGQAFIKPSGARLSLVDIERHVSNILSGLYSLGGSPDVAVIETLINFDESLLAYTYEGVPDIRVIIFKGYPVMAMMRLSTAASDGKANLHQGAVGVGLDIASGYALRGVQFDRPCQRHPDTDHDLAGLKVPHWQTLLNLAASCYEMTGLGYLGTDMVLDRDHGPMLLELNARPGLAIQMTNGEGLRPRLGLIERQPEGVEPQARVAFAQHHFARRSELVSSTDTLGVNT
- a CDS encoding Fur family transcriptional regulator produces the protein MPQTTALIQQAANQCQSRGVRFTPIRRKVLELIAHSGGGLKAYDLLDQLSTEHAAARPPTVYRALDFLIEQGLVHRIESQNAYVACACPEHTHGFQLLICRVCGYVEELHLDDIGAQLAAKADDKGFKVERQTIELQGLCARCQPAAE
- the hisI gene encoding phosphoribosyl-AMP cyclohydrolase; protein product: MSTLFKQLEPTEPAIDLPDLNTLLDAIKFNEQGLIPAIAQQFDSGEVLMMAWMNRAALDETLRTGRVCYYSRSRGKLWRKGESSGQQQRLKSAALDCDGDTLLVQVDQTGPACHSGRRSCFYIELADNRVEINAQPLIDPAELYGKA
- the yidD gene encoding membrane protein insertion efficiency factor YidD, which translates into the protein MARLEFSLPRVWRAVTKGLKRALVLLLVGLIRLYQLVISPLLGPRCRFWPSCSSYTIEALQVHGPFKGGWMAIRRIIKCHPGNPGGMDPVPGGRSEELCSEELCSEELRREDNCADNHQEASDRKAP
- a CDS encoding SufE family protein; the encoded protein is MSTEQAQQELVEEFEIFDNWMDRYQYIIDMGKQLPEFPDTLKTEENKIQGCQSNVWMIHEQQGDKLTFKATSDAAIVSGLIAVLLRIYSERSADDIQNTPPHFMADLGLDKHLSPTRSNGLNAMLERIYSVAKQSS
- a CDS encoding site-specific integrase; its protein translation is MPGKPHRHAALRIKARSDVDAVTHWLSEYTASPQTWRAYQREAERLLLWLAPQQLSLNDVDRAVLQAFEAFLADPQPSTLWVGPSKPRQHPEWRPFRGPLSASSRRQSLVILQGMFSWLVEAGWVSHNPFRLMRDKSRRLNNQAPRIERYLEKSLWDWLWMWLQREVDGHSRVQFEQARRRIIFAFAYLLAPRISEMAAANMGDIYQREGRWWWEVTGKGAKLAQVPVPDDFMRHLAQWREALGLTPQPLFQEDTPLLRSLNGQRSISDNQLYRLIRATFQQAADALEQEGGGKAQIEALRHATPHWLRHTAITHQAQAGISLRYLAESARHARLETTSRYLHNEDEQWHHEQQRHRLHSTSPELGDTRYNLPKFTKSFIKHPTDTSRELS
- a CDS encoding DNA-binding protein; the protein is MARNGIQYSDVQQAIDELLTRGDTPSVQRIRDVLGTGSFTTISEHFRHWRHEREQNKDVPPPKGVPEVVVTTASELWRQAQEAAHQGLLHYREEADRKVADAQQTVEQEKQKAANAEQRENALTAHLRHIEEQLSKATAALAQAQAHAQHWEVESQRHASAHDQAVKQLNDVHQQLQDSTDRHQAEMHQQEQRLEQQLKQEQQRNETTEARLMGLLDNTRQERATEQKALNKKLQQQEERLVKLQSSLKDEQQARQELASRLALTEQSLEEKSRLNEQLQHQLAQHQTQLESARQEQERWQQQYTAALKQQDDQWQKDIMHSVQALQRQMSTLPTRLSGDGKPQDAEESSEQTVNNEPSKS